From the Rhodothalassiaceae bacterium genome, one window contains:
- a CDS encoding 23S rRNA (guanosine(2251)-2'-O)-methyltransferase RlmB — MRAPSRPAADRPGRRGRTPAVLLYGRHAVLAALANPRRRKIRLLATPAAMERLAATGVALPAGLAVTPADPARLVALVGDDAPHQGLVLEALPLPPGALADLAPDAGGRARVVVLDRVEDPRNVGAIMRSAALLGAKGIVTTARHAPAETGALAKAAAGALDVITWVRVPNLARALDELAGMGYWRVGLAPGPGASPLDAVPRDVPLALVLGAEGSGLRPLTRRKLDWRVAIPMPGAGPLIDSLNVSVAAGIALWALRAAADEAA; from the coding sequence ATGCGTGCGCCGTCACGACCAGCAGCAGACCGCCCCGGCCGGCGCGGGAGGACACCGGCGGTTCTTCTCTACGGCCGGCATGCCGTGCTCGCCGCGCTCGCCAATCCCCGCCGCCGCAAGATCCGGTTGCTTGCGACGCCCGCCGCGATGGAGCGGCTTGCGGCCACCGGCGTCGCCCTTCCCGCGGGGCTTGCGGTGACGCCGGCCGATCCGGCGCGGCTTGTCGCGCTCGTCGGCGACGACGCGCCGCACCAGGGGCTGGTGCTGGAGGCCCTGCCTCTGCCGCCGGGCGCGCTTGCGGACCTTGCTCCCGACGCCGGCGGGCGGGCGCGCGTCGTCGTGCTCGACCGCGTCGAGGACCCCCGCAATGTCGGTGCGATCATGCGCTCGGCCGCGCTCCTCGGGGCGAAGGGAATCGTGACCACCGCGCGCCACGCGCCGGCCGAGACGGGTGCGCTGGCGAAGGCGGCCGCAGGCGCGCTCGATGTCATCACCTGGGTGAGGGTCCCCAATCTGGCGCGCGCGCTCGATGAGCTGGCCGGAATGGGCTACTGGCGGGTCGGCCTCGCCCCCGGGCCCGGGGCCTCGCCTCTCGATGCCGTCCCGCGCGACGTGCCGCTCGCGCTCGTGCTCGGGGCGGAAGGAAGCGGCCTCAGGCCTCTCACCCGCCGCAAGCTCGACTGGCGGGTGGCGATCCCGATGCCCGGTGCGGGGCCGCTGATAGACAGTCTCAACGTCTCCGTGGCGGCCGGCATCGCGCTGTGGGCGTTGCGCGCTGCGGCGGATGAGGCGGCGTGA
- the tuf1 gene encoding elongation factor Tu 1 has product MSKAKFERTKPHVNVGTIGHVDHGKTTLTAAITKVLAEQGKAQFVDYANIDKAPEERERGITISTSHVEYETDKRHYAHVDCPGHADYVKNMITGAAQMDGAILVVSAADGPMPQTREHILLARQVGVPAIVVFLNKVDQVDDPELLELVELEVRELLSQYGFPGDEIPIIAGSALAALEGRDPEIGAQKVLELMNAVDEYIPTPERPKDKPFLMPIEDVFSISGRGTVVTGRVEQGVVKVGDEVEIVGIRPTRKTVVTGVEMFRKILDQGEAGDNIGALLRGVGRDEVERGQVLAQPGSITPHTKFKAETYVLTKEEGGRHTPFFNNYRPQFYFRTTDVTGTVKLPEGVEMVMPGDNVELEVELISPIAMDEGLRFAIREGGRTVGAGVVSKIIE; this is encoded by the coding sequence ATGTCCAAGGCGAAGTTTGAGCGGACGAAGCCGCATGTGAACGTGGGGACGATTGGTCACGTGGACCATGGGAAGACGACGCTGACGGCGGCGATTACGAAGGTGTTGGCGGAGCAGGGCAAGGCGCAGTTCGTGGACTATGCGAACATTGACAAGGCGCCGGAGGAGCGCGAGCGGGGGATTACGATATCGACGTCGCATGTGGAGTATGAGACGGACAAGCGGCATTATGCGCATGTCGACTGCCCGGGTCATGCGGACTATGTGAAGAACATGATCACGGGTGCGGCGCAGATGGACGGAGCGATTCTGGTGGTGTCTGCGGCGGATGGTCCGATGCCGCAGACGCGCGAGCACATCTTGCTGGCGCGTCAGGTGGGTGTGCCGGCGATCGTGGTGTTTTTGAACAAGGTGGACCAGGTGGACGATCCGGAGCTTCTGGAGCTGGTGGAGCTGGAGGTCCGGGAGCTTTTGAGTCAGTACGGTTTTCCGGGCGACGAGATTCCGATCATTGCGGGTTCGGCGCTGGCGGCGCTGGAGGGGCGTGATCCGGAGATCGGGGCGCAGAAGGTGCTGGAGCTGATGAATGCGGTGGACGAGTACATTCCGACGCCGGAGCGTCCGAAGGACAAGCCGTTCCTGATGCCGATCGAGGACGTGTTCTCGATTTCGGGACGCGGGACGGTGGTGACGGGCCGCGTGGAGCAGGGCGTGGTCAAGGTCGGCGACGAGGTGGAGATCGTGGGCATCCGTCCGACCCGCAAGACGGTGGTGACGGGTGTGGAGATGTTCCGCAAGATCCTGGACCAGGGCGAGGCGGGCGACAACATCGGCGCGCTGCTGCGCGGTGTGGGCCGCGACGAGGTGGAGCGCGGTCAGGTTCTGGCGCAGCCCGGATCGATCACGCCGCACACGAAGTTCAAGGCGGAGACCTATGTGCTGACGAAGGAGGAGGGCGGCCGGCACACGCCGTTCTTCAACAACTACCGTCCGCAGTTCTACTTCCGGACGACGGACGTGACGGGCACGGTGAAGCTGCCGGAGGGCGTGGAGATGGTGATGCCGGGCGACAATGTGGAGCTCGAGGTCGAGCTCATCAGCCCGATCGCCATGGACGAGGGCCTCAGGTTCGCCATCCGCGAAGGCGGCCGCACCGTCGGCGCAGGCGTCGTCTCCAAAATCATCGAGTAG
- the secE gene encoding protein translocase subunit SecE, translated as MAKQSPADFVREVRQELRKVTWPSLAETGYSTLMVLVMVALMAGFFLAVDAVLGYAVKSVLGLGG; from the coding sequence ATGGCGAAGCAATCCCCGGCCGATTTCGTACGCGAGGTGCGCCAGGAGCTGCGCAAGGTGACGTGGCCGTCTCTGGCGGAGACGGGATATTCGACCCTCATGGTGCTGGTGATGGTGGCGCTGATGGCGGGCTTCTTCCTGGCGGTGGACGCCGTGCTCGGCTACGCCGTGAAAAGCGTGCTGGGGCTTGGAGGCTGA